From the Kitasatospora viridis genome, one window contains:
- a CDS encoding HpcH/HpaI aldolase/citrate lyase family protein — protein sequence MTGTARAVPRSILYTPALSLERVVKAWSYDADVHLIDLEDSVPPADKPAARAVCRAALEQAPRPQNLAVRINELGSLAALHDLLMLTDSQIRPGIVLMTMVTSADEVDLLRRMLASAGAFPEVYVTVETVEAVTRIDSIAGAADGLVFGSADLAATLGVDIGWEAMQAARQAMAMACARFGTACIDTANYRLAEPAVLTEETTRVRALGFHGKATVHPRELDVINRILRPRPDELALARRVARAVAAADGGIAVLDGNMVGPPFARLARDTVARGDAWTSRFGVCVTGTADGGEA from the coding sequence GTGACCGGCACGGCCAGGGCGGTGCCGCGCAGCATCCTGTACACGCCCGCCCTGTCGCTGGAGCGGGTGGTGAAGGCCTGGTCGTACGACGCGGACGTCCACCTGATCGACCTTGAGGACTCCGTACCGCCCGCCGACAAGCCGGCCGCCCGCGCGGTCTGCCGGGCCGCGCTGGAGCAGGCGCCGCGACCGCAGAACCTCGCCGTGCGGATCAACGAACTCGGCAGCCTCGCCGCGCTGCACGACCTCCTGATGCTGACGGACAGTCAGATCAGGCCCGGCATCGTGCTGATGACGATGGTGACCTCGGCGGACGAGGTCGACCTGCTGCGCCGGATGCTGGCCTCGGCGGGCGCGTTCCCGGAGGTCTACGTGACAGTGGAGACGGTCGAGGCGGTCACCCGGATCGACTCGATCGCCGGCGCCGCCGACGGCCTGGTGTTCGGCTCCGCCGACCTGGCCGCCACGCTCGGCGTCGACATCGGCTGGGAGGCCATGCAGGCGGCCCGTCAGGCGATGGCGATGGCCTGCGCCCGGTTCGGCACGGCCTGCATCGACACGGCCAACTACCGGCTCGCCGAGCCGGCGGTCCTCACCGAGGAGACCACCCGGGTGCGGGCCCTCGGCTTCCACGGCAAGGCGACCGTGCACCCGCGCGAACTCGACGTGATCAACCGGATCCTGCGGCCCCGGCCCGACGAACTGGCGCTGGCCCGCCGGGTGGCGCGGGCCGTGGCCGCGGCCGACGGCGGGATCGCCGTCCTGGACGGCAACATGGTCGGCCCGCCGTTCGCCCGGCTGGCCCGCGACACGGTCGCGCGCGGCGACGCCTGGACCAGCCGGTTCGGCGTCTGCGTCACCGGGACCGCAGACGGTGGCGAGGCATGA
- a CDS encoding ornithine cyclodeaminase family protein, producing the protein MTAEPLMIRAADMAGAAPMTRVVDVLGEMFVDLAAGLTRSPARTVLEHGDRRVLLVSPAVWEQRGVGSVKVTTLTPDNPARGLPLIHGIVALTDLTTGQVTALLDGAELTAVRTGAVAALATRCCTPDDTDELAVIGAGVQARALIRAVSAVRPIRTVRIHSRTRAGAERLADWVRHTAPGPVRATVHDTARDAVTDAAIICTATSTDDAAPVVHADWVAAGAHVNVIGGTHPDAVELDPALLARALTVVEDRTAALDGAGEVRAALAGGLIEAEDLYELGGLAGGEVAVAGRTSVLRTVGMAIEDTAAAVALFGHVTERGSSDGHA; encoded by the coding sequence ATGACCGCCGAACCGCTGATGATCCGCGCCGCCGACATGGCCGGCGCCGCACCGATGACCCGGGTGGTCGACGTGCTCGGCGAGATGTTCGTCGACCTGGCCGCCGGCCTGACCCGCTCCCCGGCCCGCACCGTGCTCGAACACGGCGACCGGCGGGTCCTGCTGGTCAGCCCCGCCGTCTGGGAGCAGCGCGGGGTGGGCAGCGTGAAGGTCACCACGCTCACCCCGGACAACCCGGCGCGCGGCCTGCCGCTGATCCACGGGATCGTCGCGCTCACCGACCTGACCACGGGTCAGGTCACCGCCCTGCTCGACGGCGCCGAGCTCACCGCCGTGCGCACCGGCGCGGTCGCCGCGCTGGCGACCCGCTGCTGCACCCCGGACGACACCGACGAGCTGGCCGTGATCGGCGCGGGGGTGCAGGCGCGCGCCCTGATCAGGGCGGTCTCGGCGGTGCGCCCGATCCGCACCGTCCGGATCCACTCGCGCACCCGGGCCGGCGCCGAGCGGCTCGCGGACTGGGTGCGGCACACCGCGCCCGGCCCGGTCCGCGCGACGGTCCACGACACCGCACGGGACGCCGTCACCGACGCGGCGATCATCTGCACGGCCACCTCCACCGACGACGCCGCACCCGTGGTGCACGCGGACTGGGTGGCCGCCGGGGCGCACGTGAACGTGATCGGCGGCACCCACCCGGACGCCGTCGAGCTCGACCCGGCCCTGCTGGCCCGCGCCCTGACCGTGGTCGAGGACCGGACCGCCGCGCTGGACGGCGCGGGCGAGGTCCGGGCGGCCCTGGCCGGCGGCCTGATCGAGGCCGAGGACCTGTACGAGCTGGGCGGGTTGGCGGGCGGCGAGGTCGCCGTCGCCGGCCGGACCTCGGTCCTGCGCACGGTCGGCATGGCCATCGAGGACACGGCCGCCGCGGTGGCGCTGTTCGGACACGTGACAGAGAGAGGTTCGTCGGATGGACACGCATGA
- a CDS encoding cupin-like domain-containing protein, whose product MEVARMSFEEFTAVGPRGLYAADRPVVVRLPSSVQGLGREEVAARLAEMTVTLFTEPGDKNFPGRWETRDIKLREFFADERNLTASDTWHRVVSNIRSSPADVNAVIGFDAEELFGYGNALYAANLWISHQGVFTKSHFDEFENFNIALEGRKRFIIAPPGVRDYYPRSVLRGYGDKSQVVDLDDADLARYPRLAAKLAQRRDFVLEPGHMLYLPLGWWHQAESLDDLNINVNFWLKSKKILRRPHVLGIALYTYAYRRFKGVYSYKPTEVNS is encoded by the coding sequence GTGGAAGTCGCCCGGATGTCGTTCGAGGAGTTCACCGCCGTCGGCCCCCGGGGGCTGTACGCGGCCGACCGCCCGGTGGTGGTCCGACTCCCGAGCAGCGTGCAGGGACTCGGCCGGGAGGAGGTGGCGGCGCGGCTGGCCGAGATGACCGTCACGCTGTTCACCGAGCCCGGCGACAAGAACTTCCCGGGCCGCTGGGAGACCCGGGACATCAAGCTCCGCGAGTTCTTCGCGGACGAGCGGAACCTCACCGCCTCGGACACCTGGCACCGGGTGGTGTCGAACATCCGCAGCAGCCCGGCCGACGTGAACGCCGTCATCGGGTTCGACGCCGAGGAGCTCTTCGGCTACGGCAACGCCCTGTACGCGGCGAACCTGTGGATCAGCCACCAGGGCGTCTTCACCAAGAGCCACTTCGACGAGTTCGAGAACTTCAACATCGCGCTCGAAGGCCGCAAGCGGTTCATCATCGCGCCGCCCGGCGTGCGGGACTACTACCCGAGGTCGGTGCTGCGCGGGTACGGCGACAAGTCCCAGGTGGTCGACCTCGACGACGCCGACCTGGCGCGCTACCCGAGGCTGGCCGCCAAGCTCGCGCAGCGCCGCGACTTCGTCCTCGAACCCGGCCACATGCTCTACCTGCCGCTCGGCTGGTGGCACCAGGCCGAGTCGCTGGACGACCTGAACATCAACGTCAATTTCTGGCTCAAGTCCAAGAAGATCCTCCGCAGGCCGCACGTGCTCGGCATCGCGCTGTACACGTACGCCTACCGGAGGTTCAAGGGCGTCTACAGCTACAAGCCCACCGAGGTGAACTCCTGA
- the dmpG gene encoding 4-hydroxy-2-oxovalerate aldolase: MKRLVIHDPTLRDGQHAVRHGLGLTALRRYAQAADAARIPVVEVGHGNGLGASSLQVGQAAVSDDEMLSTVREALGHSRLGVFMLPGWGTSADLRRAIGHGAEVFRIGVHATEVTLAERHLGFLRDAGVEAQCMLMMSHMASPEVLAEQAARAVGYGAQAVGIMDSAGHFLPADVSARIGAIVEAVGTVPVVFHGHDNLGMAVANSVAAADAGAGILDGCARGFGAGAGNTQLEVLVPVLERSGYTTGIDLYALLDAADLAERELMPAPPVTGSMSIVSGLAGVFSGFKHRVVELCAGTGVDPRDVFFELGRRQAIAGQEDLIVDVVAELSSRATDS; the protein is encoded by the coding sequence ATGAAGCGGCTGGTGATCCACGACCCGACGCTGCGCGACGGCCAGCACGCGGTCCGGCACGGGCTCGGGCTCACCGCGCTGCGCCGCTACGCGCAGGCGGCGGACGCCGCCCGGATCCCGGTGGTGGAGGTCGGCCACGGCAACGGCCTGGGCGCCTCCTCGCTGCAGGTCGGGCAGGCCGCGGTGAGCGACGACGAGATGCTCTCGACCGTGCGCGAGGCGCTGGGCCACAGCCGGCTGGGCGTCTTCATGCTGCCCGGCTGGGGCACCTCCGCGGACCTGCGGCGGGCGATCGGCCACGGGGCCGAGGTCTTCCGGATCGGCGTGCACGCCACCGAGGTGACGCTGGCCGAGCGCCACCTGGGCTTCCTGCGGGACGCGGGCGTCGAGGCCCAGTGCATGCTGATGATGAGTCACATGGCCTCCCCCGAGGTGCTGGCCGAGCAGGCCGCGCGGGCCGTCGGGTACGGGGCGCAGGCCGTGGGGATCATGGACTCTGCGGGCCACTTCCTCCCCGCCGACGTGAGCGCACGGATCGGCGCGATCGTCGAGGCGGTCGGCACCGTCCCGGTGGTCTTCCACGGGCACGACAACCTCGGGATGGCCGTGGCCAACTCGGTGGCCGCGGCGGACGCCGGCGCCGGGATCCTCGACGGCTGCGCCCGCGGCTTCGGCGCCGGCGCGGGCAACACCCAACTCGAAGTGCTGGTACCGGTGCTGGAGCGCAGCGGGTACACCACCGGCATCGACCTGTACGCGCTGCTGGACGCCGCCGACCTCGCCGAGCGCGAGCTCATGCCGGCGCCACCGGTGACCGGCTCGATGAGCATCGTCAGCGGGCTGGCCGGAGTGTTCTCCGGTTTCAAGCACCGGGTCGTCGAACTCTGCGCCGGCACCGGGGTGGACCCGCGCGACGTCTTCTTCGAACTCGGACGGCGCCAGGCCATCGCCGGCCAGGAGGACCTGATCGTGGACGTGGTGGCGGAGCTGAGCAGCCGCGCCACCGACAGCTGA
- a CDS encoding acetaldehyde dehydrogenase (acetylating), giving the protein MSPAAGLRGARPEVAEPVTVAVIGTGAIGRDLVSKIDRSPALECRLVAGRNPQSAGLRYAEGLGLATTAGGIEAVLAAPRPFDVVFDATSAASHREHWPLLEPLGTLVIDLTPSKVGQMVAPTVTGVSPATGRNVNLISCGGQAAVPIVHALAAEFPVTYFEVVSTVASEVAGRATRMNLDEYVATTGQAVTAFSGVTDVKAILNISPAVPPATFRTAVHARLAGADPVAVRAVAERVAERVRSFAPGYQVVACTAAGDLVTITLQVLAHSDVLPPYAGNLDIINSAAVMVAEQYATRPDRASRTGVIS; this is encoded by the coding sequence TTGAGTCCCGCGGCGGGTCTGCGCGGCGCCCGTCCCGAGGTCGCCGAACCCGTGACGGTCGCCGTCATCGGGACGGGGGCGATCGGCCGGGACCTGGTGAGCAAGATCGACCGGTCGCCGGCCCTGGAGTGCCGGCTGGTGGCCGGACGCAATCCGCAGTCGGCCGGCCTGCGGTACGCCGAGGGCCTCGGCCTCGCCACCACGGCCGGCGGCATCGAGGCCGTGCTGGCGGCCCCGCGCCCGTTCGACGTCGTCTTCGACGCCACCAGCGCCGCCTCCCACCGGGAGCACTGGCCGCTGCTGGAGCCGCTCGGGACGCTGGTGATCGACCTGACACCCAGCAAGGTCGGGCAGATGGTGGCGCCCACCGTGACCGGCGTGTCGCCGGCCACCGGACGCAACGTCAACCTGATCAGCTGCGGCGGCCAGGCGGCCGTCCCGATCGTGCACGCGCTCGCCGCCGAGTTCCCGGTGACCTACTTCGAGGTCGTCTCGACCGTGGCCAGCGAGGTCGCGGGCCGCGCGACCCGGATGAACCTCGACGAGTACGTGGCGACCACCGGCCAGGCCGTGACGGCGTTCTCCGGCGTGACCGACGTCAAGGCGATCCTCAACATCAGTCCGGCGGTGCCGCCGGCCACCTTCCGCACGGCCGTCCACGCCCGACTGGCCGGCGCCGACCCGGTGGCGGTGCGCGCGGTGGCCGAGCGGGTGGCCGAGCGGGTGCGGTCGTTCGCCCCCGGCTACCAGGTCGTCGCCTGCACGGCGGCCGGCGACCTGGTGACGATCACCCTCCAGGTGCTGGCGCACAGCGACGTGCTGCCGCCGTACGCCGGCAACCTCGACATCATCAACTCCGCCGCCGTCATGGTCGCCGAGCAGTACGCGACCCGGCCGGACCGGGCGTCCCGCACGGGGGTGATCTCATGA
- a CDS encoding aminotransferase class I/II-fold pyridoxal phosphate-dependent enzyme, which translates to MSERKSITPTHRYRNNDKLIGIGNAFWNTSYENGVAGIVGDLQDGVFHMPDGHEFVNFTVCSYLDLDTHPKVIDGAVESLRRFGVLDHCIPRTRVQTPVLLELEESLGELFGATVISALSTAAASTGLLPLIASGHLGDGTRPLMVFDKNAHVSMGNAKPNCADETEVVTSRHHDLDFLADMCRSYQRVCYVVDGSDSLGGYAPVAELAELQEKYNLLVFYDDSHSLSAYGERGIGYVRSHSPVLDERTITVATLTKGFGAGGTAILLDGYPEQTRRLIERFAGPLGYSQKMNAAAVGAALASAEIHRTEELTELQGRLRTNIALFDSLVTTEQAESTFPIRVVPMTDETVVEAARQVFAAGFYTSPVFFPIVARGTAGLRVMLRAGQTEDQIRRLAAALVRAGARPGAGVAE; encoded by the coding sequence ATGAGCGAGCGCAAGTCCATCACTCCCACCCACCGGTACCGCAACAACGACAAACTCATCGGGATCGGCAACGCGTTCTGGAACACGTCCTACGAGAACGGGGTCGCCGGCATCGTCGGCGACCTCCAGGACGGCGTGTTCCACATGCCCGACGGGCACGAGTTCGTCAACTTCACGGTCTGCTCCTACCTGGACCTGGACACCCACCCCAAGGTGATCGACGGCGCGGTCGAATCGCTGCGCCGCTTCGGCGTGCTGGACCACTGCATCCCGCGCACCCGGGTCCAGACGCCGGTGCTGCTGGAGCTGGAGGAGTCGCTCGGCGAGCTGTTCGGCGCGACGGTGATCAGCGCGCTCTCCACCGCGGCGGCCAGCACCGGCCTGCTCCCGCTGATCGCCTCGGGCCACCTGGGCGACGGCACCCGGCCGCTGATGGTCTTCGACAAGAACGCCCACGTCTCGATGGGCAACGCCAAGCCGAACTGCGCCGACGAGACCGAGGTGGTGACCAGCCGTCACCACGACCTCGACTTCCTCGCCGACATGTGCCGCAGCTACCAGCGGGTCTGCTACGTGGTCGACGGCTCGGACAGCCTCGGCGGGTACGCGCCGGTCGCCGAACTGGCCGAACTCCAGGAGAAGTACAACCTGCTGGTCTTCTACGACGACTCGCACTCGCTCTCCGCCTACGGCGAGCGCGGCATCGGCTACGTGCGCTCGCACTCCCCCGTGCTGGACGAGCGGACCATCACCGTGGCGACCCTGACCAAGGGCTTCGGGGCCGGCGGCACGGCGATCCTGCTCGACGGCTACCCCGAGCAGACCCGGCGGCTCATCGAGCGCTTCGCCGGCCCGCTGGGCTACTCGCAGAAGATGAACGCCGCCGCGGTGGGTGCGGCGCTCGCCTCCGCCGAGATCCACCGCACCGAGGAACTGACCGAGCTGCAGGGGAGGTTGCGCACGAACATCGCGCTGTTCGACTCGCTGGTCACCACCGAGCAGGCCGAGAGCACCTTCCCGATCCGCGTCGTGCCGATGACCGACGAGACCGTCGTCGAGGCCGCCCGGCAGGTCTTCGCGGCCGGCTTCTACACCTCGCCGGTGTTCTTCCCGATCGTCGCCCGCGGCACCGCCGGACTGCGCGTGATGCTGCGGGCCGGCCAGACCGAGGACCAGATCAGGCGGCTCGCCGCCGCGCTGGTCCGGGCCGGGGCCCGCCCGGGGGCCGGGGTGGCCGAGTGA